A genomic window from Halorubrum lacusprofundi ATCC 49239 includes:
- a CDS encoding alkaline phosphatase family protein translates to MGLFDRLRGDDDERVVFLGIDGVPYDLVQNHPDVFENLTDIAETGSAGRLESIVPPESSACWPSLTTGKNPGSTGVYGFQDREIDSYETYVPMGKHVSATRLWDRVTDDGRDATVLNVPVTFPPSSRIQRQVSGFLSPSIDAASSDDSVRQVLEDHDYRIDVNAKLGHDDDKTEFIENAHATLDARHDVFTHYLDQDDWDLFFGVFMSTDRVNHFLFGDYANDGEYKDDFLDFYRTLDGYIGEIRDALDDDTTLIVASDHGFTELVWEVNCNQFLADEGWLSYDGDDHDSLADIDDEARAYSLIPGRFYLNLEGREPEGVVPESEYEAVREELRTDLESLTGPDGRQVCKRIVDGETVFDGDHDEIAPDLVVIPADGFDLKSGFGGKKSVFTEGPRNGMHKFENSLLYSTDSDLDIEGSNLFDVTPTILDLMDVEHDGDFDGDSLLGA, encoded by the coding sequence ATGGGACTGTTCGATCGACTGCGCGGCGACGACGACGAGCGCGTGGTCTTCCTCGGTATCGACGGTGTACCGTACGACCTGGTTCAGAATCACCCCGATGTCTTCGAGAACCTGACCGACATCGCCGAGACGGGGTCGGCGGGTCGACTAGAGAGCATCGTACCCCCCGAGTCGAGCGCGTGCTGGCCGAGTCTCACGACGGGGAAAAATCCCGGCTCGACCGGCGTGTACGGCTTCCAGGACCGCGAGATCGACTCCTACGAGACGTACGTCCCGATGGGGAAACACGTGTCGGCGACGCGGCTGTGGGACCGCGTCACCGACGACGGCCGCGACGCGACCGTACTCAACGTTCCCGTCACGTTCCCGCCGTCGAGCCGGATCCAGCGGCAGGTCTCCGGGTTCCTCTCACCCTCAATCGATGCGGCCTCGAGCGACGACTCGGTCCGACAGGTCCTCGAGGACCACGACTACCGGATCGATGTGAACGCGAAGCTCGGACACGACGACGACAAGACCGAGTTCATCGAGAACGCGCACGCGACGCTCGACGCCCGCCACGACGTGTTCACTCACTACCTCGATCAGGACGACTGGGACCTCTTCTTCGGCGTCTTCATGAGCACCGACCGGGTCAACCACTTCCTGTTCGGCGACTACGCGAACGACGGCGAGTACAAGGACGACTTCCTCGACTTCTACCGGACCCTCGACGGGTATATCGGTGAGATCCGCGACGCGCTCGACGACGACACGACCCTGATCGTCGCCTCCGACCACGGCTTCACCGAGTTGGTGTGGGAGGTGAACTGCAACCAGTTCCTCGCCGACGAGGGGTGGCTCTCGTACGACGGCGACGACCACGACTCGCTTGCCGACATCGACGACGAGGCCCGGGCGTACTCGCTCATCCCCGGCCGCTTTTACCTCAATCTGGAGGGTCGCGAGCCGGAGGGTGTCGTCCCCGAATCGGAGTACGAGGCGGTCCGCGAGGAGCTCCGCACCGACCTCGAATCGCTCACCGGCCCCGACGGCCGGCAGGTGTGCAAGCGGATCGTGGACGGCGAGACCGTCTTCGACGGCGACCACGACGAGATCGCGCCCGACCTCGTGGTCATCCCCGCGGACGGCTTCGACCTGAAGTCCGGCTTCGGCGGGAAGAAGTCCGTCTTCACCGAAGGACCACGTAACGGGATGCACAAGTTCGAGAATTCGCTGCTGTACTCGACCGACTCCGACCTCGACATCGAGGGCTCGAATCTCTTCGACGTGACCCCGACGATCCTCGATCTGATGGATGTCGAACACGACGGCGACTTCGACGGCGATAGTCTCCTAGGCGCGTAA